The sequence ATATGATTTATATCATGTTCGTTGAACCTGGAGATATCTTGATCGTGTGTCTTTATGTTGATGATTTAATCTTTACTGGTAACAATTTGAAGATAATTGCAGAATTCAAGAAGACTATGATAAAGCACTTTGAAATGACAGATATGAGCTTGATGTCTTATTTTCTTGGCATCGAAGTTCTTCAAAAGGATGATGGAATTTTCATTTCTCAGAAGAAATATGCAAATGATATTTTGAAGAAATTTCAGATGGAGCACTCAAAACAAGTTCCTACTCCGGTCAAAGAGAAGTTCAAGTTGTTAAGAGAAAATAAAGGAAGAGTAACAAATCCTACATATTAGAAAAGCTTGAttggaagtctgaggtacttaACTACAACCAGACCAGATATTGTGTTTGGAGTTTATTTGCTTAGTAGATTTATGTAGGAACCTTATACCAACCATTTTCAAATTGCAAAACGAATTTTTCGATATATCAAAGGTACTTTAAATGATGGTATTTATTATGAAAATACTAATGACGTGAATCTTGTCGGTTACACTGATAGTGATTGGGTTGGAAATatagaaacaagaaaaagtactTCGAGATTTGCATTTCATCTTGGTTCTGGTGCAATTTCATGGTCATCAAAGAAACAACCAGTAGTAGCACTCTCTATAGCAGAAGCAGAATATATAGCAACAACAAGTTGTGCAACGCAAGCAGTTTGGCTAAGAAGAATTCTTGGAGAATTAAACGAGAAACAAAGTACTCTAACAACATTTTGCGAGAACAAGTCAGCTATTGCACTTTGCAAAAATCCAATATTTCATAGCAGATCAAAGCATATTGATATACGGTTTCACAAAATTAGAGAATTGGTAAATAAGAGAGAAGTTGTGATCGAGTACTATCATACTAAAAAACAAATTGCAGATATATTTATAAAGCCGTTGAAAATAGAATTATTTTACAAGTTGAAAAATTGTTTGGAATGATTAATTCTGTAAGTTTGATTTAAGTGAgacaatattattaattataaattaatttgcATCACTAGAATCTTCACGAAGAGTGTTGAAGTCAAAATGGTCAAAGAAACAAAATTTTAGTAGAATACAATAATTATCATTTTGTTAGAAGCTAACatattagaaatttaaagaaTTTTTAAGATGTTTATAGTTGTGCTAGAAATTATAAGATGCctactaataaaattaaataaaaaagatataaaagtTATTCATTTAAATagttaaaattaaaagtaaaattagaANNNNNNNNNNNNNNNNNNNNNNNNNNNNNNNNNNNNNNNNNNNNNNNNNNNNNNNNNNNNNNNNNNNNNNNNNNNNNNNNNNNNNNNNNNNNNNNNNNNNNNNNNNNNNNNNNNNNNNNNNNNNNNNNNNNNNNNNNNNNNNNNNNNNNNNNNNNNNNNTATATAGTACATTttagttatcaatttaaaataattatttttttaaaatatataaaaaagacaAAACAAAACTTGAATGGACAGTGGAGACccacaaaaggaaaaaaaaaaagttgcgGAGATATACGGGAACGGTAGCAGAGAGTAGAGAGAGGAGTGTAAATATGAGAGGATAAAGGGAGGAAAAAGACAATAAAAGTCAAAATGGGTGTGAGCTTATGCTTCACCACTTCCGCCACTTACACTCTTCCTTCATTCTCCTCCTCCTACAACAGATCACCATCGCTTTCCCAAACCTTGTTTTTCCCATTTTGCCCCAAACCCCTCTTCTCCCTCAACCTCAACCTCAACCTCAACCTCATGTCCAAGTCCAAGTGTGGCAACGTTGATGACCACACGCTCACGTCATCACTCTTCGATTACCATCGCTTCGATCATCAACTGCTCCAATCCATCGCTTATGATTCTCTTGTTTGGGCCTCACTTCACGGCCTCCTCGTTGGCCACAAATCCATCCAGGTTCattcacttcttcttcttcttcttcttcttcttcttcttgaatttcATAATCAATTTGTTTCCAATTATAGAATTCCGGAACTGTCCCTGGTGTTGGCTTGGTTCATGCGCCCTTTGCATTGTTGCCGAATCCATTCCCTGAGATTCATTGGAAGCAAGCGTGTCACTTAGCCCCTTTGTTCAATGAACTTGTTGATCGAGTTAGTTTGGACGGAAAATTTCTCCAAGAATCTCTCTCCAGGTAAGCTACCTACAACTAATTGCTTCTGTTCTTGTGTTATGTTTGTAAATTGTAATCTGTTTCCTCGTCTCAATGCAGAACTAAGAAGGTTGATGAATTTACCTCCAGACTTTTAGATATTCATTCCAAGATGCTAGAGATTAACAAGAAAGAggtattattatgtatatatatttaaatGTTTGTTACTGTTCTTTTGGCTAAATGAATCAATGGGATTTAATGATATTAATTTTAATAGGATATACGATTGGGATTACATCGTTCAGACTATATGCTTGATGAACAGACTAACTCACTTCTACAAATAGAGCTCAACACTATTTCCTCTTCTTTTGCTGGTCTTAGCAGCCTTGTGTCCCAACTTCATAGGTAACTGTTGCTCTAAGTTCTGTATAGTATGTAATTGTTTTTAATGGGAGCGGATATTGTCAATCCTTATTAATGAGATTTTTATCTTGATAATGCCGCTCTTTATTAATGAAATTTTACCTAGTATGTTCATGTCAAAATGCAATAGAAACAAGAGATGTATAGGAGTGACAATATTCATTCCCTTTTTAAATTGTCTTTGTTGATATggatatatatatgttttaagATCCATTGAGAAGTTTTTGAGTATCAAAATTAATGTTTATTAGGAGATCATATAATAAATGTTTGATGAATATTTGTCCAAATTGAAATTATGTATACGAATTCTgaaggatttttttaattttagggcAAACTTTGAGCGGTATCTTTATAATAGTTTTTCATTTTCCAGGAACACACTAAGTCACTATGGAAAATTGCTTGGACTAGATTCTGAAAGGGTTCCTGCCAATAATTCTGTCAACCTGTTTGTAGAGGCATTAGCTAAAGCTTGGAGTGAGTATAATAACCCCAGGTCAGTTTGGAGAAAAAAGTTTGCTTTCCATTTTATTCGCTGCTGCTTCTGATTCTATGCTCTATTTATAAATGGATCTGCGCAGGGCTGTGATTATGTTTATAGTTCAGGCTGAGGAACGAAACATGTATGACCAACATTTTCTCTCTGTATATCTAAGAGAAAGATATCCTTTTTGTGTTGGTTAttgcacaaaaaagaaaaatgttgagcTATCAAATATGATCTCAAAGGAGAAGATGGTAAAGTAGTATCACTTTTTATACTTGGTAGTTAGTAAACAATTGAGTAGTTAGAATTATTTTCCTTAGCTTTATAACACGCATCACATTACAACCATACGAAAAACATTGGCAGAAGTTGATCAAGAAGGAGAACTACTACCGGATGGAACACTTGCTGTGTATGTGTTCCTTGGAAAACTTACTTCTTGCACATGTTTATTTCTTAATTACATTTTGTT is a genomic window of Arachis ipaensis cultivar K30076 chromosome B06, Araip1.1, whole genome shotgun sequence containing:
- the LOC107645872 gene encoding glutathione synthetase, chloroplastic (The sequence of the model RefSeq protein was modified relative to this genomic sequence to represent the inferred CDS: added 42 bases not found in genome assembly), coding for MGVSLCFTTSATYTLPSFSSSYNRSPSLSQTLFFPFCPKPLFSLNLNLNLNLMSKSKCGNVDDHTLTSSLFDYHRFDHQLLQSIAYDSLVWASLHGLLVGHKSIQNSGTVPGVGLVHAPFALLPNPFPEIHWKQACHLAPLFNELVDRVSLDGKFLQESLSRTKKVDEFTSRLLDIHSKMLEINKKEDIRLGLHRSDYMLDEQTNSLLQIELNTISSSFAGLSSLVSQLHRNTLSHYGKLLGLDSERVPANNSVNLFVEALAKAWSEYNNPRAVIMFIVQAEERNMYDQHFLSVYLRERHHITTIRKTLAEVDQEGELLPDGTLAVGGQAIAVIYFRAGYTPADFPSESEWRARLLMEQSSAIKCPSISYHLVGTKKIQQELAKPNVLERFLENKDDIAKLRECFAGLWSLDDSDIARKAIERPELYVMKPQREGGGNNIYGDAVRETLQKLQKAGSEEDAAYILMQRIFPTTSAAILMRDGCWHKDHAVSELGIYGTYLRNKDKVIMNNQSGYLMRTKVSSSDEGGVAAGFAVLDSVYLT